A single genomic interval of Microbacterium sp. BLY harbors:
- a CDS encoding CoA ester lyase produces the protein MSVELGPALLFCPADRPERFAKAQERADAVILDLEDAVLPEAKADARKNIAAADLDPARVIVRVNSPATSHFADDLEALARSPFRTVMVAKTESAESLDVFGSAYSVLALCETARGIHAAPEIAAHPSVAGLMWGAEDLVASLGGTSSRTAEGGYRDIARYARSRVLLEAGAYGKAAIDAVHVDIGDTEGLEREARDAAASGFRATACIHPSQVEVIRAAYAPEPETVAWARGVLAAAAQERGVFRFEGRMVDEPVLRHARAVVARVG, from the coding sequence GTGAGCGTCGAACTCGGTCCTGCCCTGCTGTTCTGCCCTGCCGACCGTCCCGAGCGCTTCGCGAAGGCGCAGGAGCGGGCCGACGCCGTCATCCTCGATCTGGAGGACGCGGTGCTCCCGGAGGCGAAGGCCGACGCCCGGAAGAACATCGCAGCCGCGGACCTCGATCCCGCCCGAGTGATCGTGCGCGTCAACTCTCCCGCGACGTCGCACTTCGCTGACGACCTCGAGGCGTTGGCCCGGTCACCGTTCCGGACCGTCATGGTCGCGAAGACCGAGAGCGCAGAGAGCCTCGACGTCTTCGGCTCCGCCTATAGCGTGCTCGCCCTGTGCGAGACGGCGCGCGGAATCCATGCGGCCCCCGAGATCGCCGCGCATCCCTCCGTCGCCGGGCTGATGTGGGGCGCCGAGGACCTCGTCGCGTCTCTCGGCGGCACGTCGTCCCGGACGGCGGAGGGCGGCTATCGTGACATCGCGCGCTACGCCCGCTCCCGGGTGCTTCTGGAGGCGGGGGCGTACGGCAAGGCGGCGATCGACGCCGTGCACGTCGACATCGGCGACACCGAGGGGCTGGAGCGTGAGGCCCGCGATGCGGCGGCGTCGGGTTTCCGCGCGACCGCGTGCATCCACCCCAGTCAGGTGGAGGTCATCCGTGCGGCCTACGCGCCGGAACCCGAGACGGTCGCCTGGGCGCGAGGGGTCCTCGCGGCGGCAGCGCAGGAACGCGGCGTGTTCCGGTTCGAGGGGCGCATGGTCGACGAGCCGGTGCTCCGCCACGCCCGGGCGGTCGTCGCGCGGGTCGGCTGA
- a CDS encoding MaoC family dehydratase — protein sequence MTMREIVQRGLFYEEFETEVRYVHRPGRTATEADNVLFTTLTMNTQALHLDAAFADAQEPFHARLMNSMWTLSTMVGSSVAQLTQGTLVAQLGLGDIAFPHPLFAGDTLTTESVVLDKRLSSSRPGQGVVRIAHTGRNQDGTVVATATRTVLVRCRPEEETE from the coding sequence ATGACCATGCGCGAGATCGTGCAGCGCGGCCTCTTCTACGAGGAGTTCGAGACGGAGGTGCGCTACGTGCATCGCCCCGGTCGCACGGCGACCGAGGCGGACAACGTCCTCTTCACGACGTTGACCATGAACACGCAGGCGCTGCACCTCGACGCCGCCTTCGCGGATGCCCAGGAGCCGTTCCATGCGCGCCTCATGAACTCGATGTGGACGCTGTCGACGATGGTGGGCTCCTCCGTCGCGCAGCTGACCCAGGGCACGCTGGTGGCGCAGCTCGGCCTGGGGGACATCGCGTTCCCGCATCCGCTGTTCGCGGGGGACACGCTCACCACCGAGAGCGTGGTGCTCGACAAACGCCTCTCGTCGTCGCGCCCCGGTCAGGGAGTGGTCCGGATCGCGCACACGGGCCGCAACCAGGACGGCACGGTCGTCGCGACCGCGACCCGGACCGTCCTCGTCCGCTGCCGACCGGAGGAGGAGACGGAGTGA
- a CDS encoding biotin carboxylase N-terminal domain-containing protein gives MSSSPPVSFSSVLVANRGEIARRIIRTLRELGIRSVAVYSDADADAPHVREADGAVRIGPAPAAESYLDIDAVIAAARATGAQAIHPGYGFLSESVGLAEACAESGIIFIGPTVDALQIMGDKARARDHVARSGVPVVPGFDARGLSDAEIREEAEAVGFPLLVKPSAGGGGKGMEVVLSSADLPGALASARRVAASAFGDDALILERLIRRPRHIEVQVFGDVHGTVLALGERECTLQRRHQKVIEEAPSAGIPADTRDRLLAAAVRAAESVAYVGAGTVEFLVDADAPEDAFFIEMNTRLQVEHPVTEEVTGLDLVALQLRMADGQALDVRPRTSGHAVEARVYAESPERGFLPSTGTVLLFEPPAGVRVDAAVGTGSTVSGFYDPMIAKIIAWAEDRETALQRLDDALARTVVLGVETNIGFLRRLLHDRRVIEGDLDTGLIETLLPISAAAPSAALVAAAAHCAARTAADGAPRREGAGPLWRALPGWRLGAKAHAPEPFAVLTDDDAIVTATASPVDSGRVRAAKDAEGAIWVWDEGRTLRLRPLDRRARMRLRLAAAEREARATEPEARAPMPGGVVAVHVSDGATVAAGAPLMSIEAMKMEHPVLAPQDGVVRMLVAVGDQVRRDQPVARVTMTEEDS, from the coding sequence ATGTCGTCATCACCCCCTGTCTCGTTCTCCTCGGTGCTCGTCGCCAACCGCGGCGAGATCGCCCGCCGGATCATCCGGACGCTCCGCGAACTCGGCATCCGCAGCGTCGCCGTCTACAGCGACGCGGACGCCGACGCCCCGCATGTCCGCGAGGCGGACGGCGCCGTCCGGATCGGTCCCGCACCCGCCGCCGAGTCGTACCTCGACATCGACGCGGTGATCGCGGCCGCGCGGGCGACCGGAGCCCAGGCCATCCATCCGGGCTACGGATTCCTCTCCGAGAGCGTCGGCCTGGCCGAGGCGTGCGCGGAGAGCGGGATCATCTTCATCGGCCCGACCGTCGACGCCCTGCAGATCATGGGCGACAAGGCCAGGGCGCGGGACCACGTGGCACGGAGCGGCGTGCCGGTGGTGCCCGGCTTCGATGCCCGGGGACTGTCGGACGCCGAGATCCGGGAGGAGGCGGAGGCGGTCGGTTTCCCACTCCTGGTCAAACCCAGCGCAGGAGGAGGCGGCAAGGGCATGGAGGTCGTTCTCTCGTCCGCTGACCTGCCTGGCGCCCTCGCCTCCGCTCGTCGGGTCGCGGCGTCCGCATTCGGTGACGACGCCCTCATCCTGGAGCGGCTCATCCGTCGGCCGCGGCACATCGAGGTGCAGGTCTTCGGAGACGTGCACGGGACGGTCCTGGCGCTAGGAGAGCGCGAATGCACCCTCCAGAGGCGTCATCAGAAGGTGATCGAGGAGGCGCCGTCGGCGGGGATCCCGGCGGACACCCGCGACCGGCTCCTCGCCGCAGCCGTGCGGGCGGCGGAGAGCGTGGCCTACGTCGGGGCGGGAACGGTGGAGTTCCTGGTCGACGCGGATGCACCGGAGGACGCGTTCTTCATCGAGATGAACACCCGGCTGCAGGTGGAGCATCCCGTGACGGAGGAGGTGACGGGGCTGGACCTGGTGGCCCTGCAGCTCCGTATGGCGGACGGGCAGGCGCTCGATGTGAGACCGCGCACCTCCGGCCACGCGGTGGAGGCCCGGGTGTACGCGGAGTCGCCCGAGCGCGGATTCCTGCCCTCGACCGGGACGGTGCTGCTCTTCGAGCCGCCGGCCGGCGTCCGTGTCGATGCGGCCGTCGGAACCGGGAGCACGGTGAGCGGCTTCTACGACCCGATGATCGCGAAGATCATCGCGTGGGCGGAGGACAGGGAGACGGCGCTGCAGCGACTCGATGACGCGCTCGCACGCACGGTCGTGCTCGGTGTGGAGACCAACATCGGCTTCCTCCGGCGGCTCCTTCACGACCGGCGCGTCATCGAGGGCGACCTCGACACCGGGCTCATCGAGACGCTCCTCCCGATCTCCGCCGCCGCCCCGTCGGCGGCCCTCGTCGCAGCGGCCGCCCACTGCGCGGCGCGCACCGCCGCGGACGGCGCCCCGCGACGGGAAGGCGCCGGCCCGCTGTGGCGGGCCCTCCCGGGCTGGCGTCTCGGCGCGAAAGCGCACGCGCCAGAGCCGTTCGCGGTCCTCACCGACGATGACGCGATCGTCACCGCGACCGCGTCCCCGGTGGATTCCGGCCGGGTCCGCGCGGCGAAGGATGCCGAAGGTGCGATCTGGGTGTGGGACGAGGGGAGGACGCTGCGGCTGCGCCCTCTCGACCGTCGCGCGCGGATGCGGCTCCGGCTCGCCGCCGCCGAGCGTGAGGCACGTGCCACCGAGCCCGAAGCCCGCGCGCCGATGCCGGGCGGAGTGGTCGCTGTCCACGTCTCGGACGGAGCGACCGTCGCCGCGGGGGCGCCGCTGATGTCCATCGAGGCGATGAAGATGGAGCACCCCGTGCTCGCGCCGCAGGACGGCGTGGTACGGATGCTGGTCGCGGTCGGCGACCAGGTGCGGCGCGATCAGCCGGTCGCCCGCGTGACGATGACGGAGGAGGACTCATGA
- a CDS encoding RNA methyltransferase: MDLQHVTDLADPRLDDYRDLTDTALRAVREPADGLYIAETSKVIARAVAAGHEPRSVLVSSRRADEVRRIVGERPVPVFVVSDEVAEGVTGYPVHRGALAAMHRPPLRPVADVVHGARLVLVLEDLGDHTNVGAAFRAAAGLGADAVLVSPRCADPLYRRSVRVSMGTVFQVPWTRIDDWDAAVSALRAGGFEIAALALSDSAVDLRDYAARRPDRVALLLGAEGDGLSRTALESADAVVTIPMSGGVDSLNVAAAAAVGLWALAR, translated from the coding sequence GTGGACCTCCAGCATGTGACCGATCTCGCCGACCCGCGGCTGGACGACTATCGCGACCTCACCGACACCGCGTTGCGCGCGGTGCGGGAGCCCGCGGACGGCCTGTACATCGCCGAGACGTCCAAGGTGATCGCGCGTGCGGTTGCGGCGGGGCATGAGCCACGGTCCGTCCTCGTCTCGTCCCGTCGTGCCGACGAGGTGCGCCGGATCGTGGGGGAGCGGCCGGTGCCGGTGTTCGTGGTCTCCGACGAGGTGGCGGAAGGCGTCACCGGGTACCCGGTGCACCGGGGCGCTCTGGCCGCGATGCACCGCCCGCCGCTGCGTCCGGTCGCGGATGTGGTGCACGGGGCGCGGCTCGTGCTGGTGCTGGAAGACCTCGGCGACCACACCAACGTCGGCGCGGCGTTCCGTGCCGCCGCCGGGCTCGGGGCGGATGCGGTGCTGGTGTCGCCACGCTGCGCCGATCCGCTCTACCGGCGCAGCGTGCGGGTGAGCATGGGGACCGTGTTCCAGGTGCCGTGGACGCGCATCGATGACTGGGACGCAGCCGTGTCGGCCCTCCGCGCCGGTGGCTTCGAGATCGCCGCGCTCGCGCTGAGCGACTCCGCGGTCGATCTGCGGGACTATGCGGCGCGACGACCCGACCGGGTCGCCCTGCTGCTGGGCGCGGAGGGCGATGGGCTCAGCCGTACGGCGCTGGAGAGCGCGGACGCGGTGGTGACGATCCCGATGTCCGGAGGCGTGGACTCGCTCAACGTCGCCGCAGCGGCGGCCGTCGGCCTGTGGGCCCTCGCCCGGTGA
- a CDS encoding DEAD/DEAH box helicase: protein MLSPSFPQRAPWGTANKLRAWQQEALDAYFQADQRDFLVAATPGAGKTTFALTLAVELMRMGVVNRVIVVAPTEHLKTQWADAAARVHIRLDPRFRNSHWAPARHYHGVVVTYAQVAAKSSVHRHLTEDAKTLVILDEVHHGGDALSWGDAIRDAYGPATRRLLLSGTPFRSDTAPIPFVDYLPDETGARVSRTDYAYGYGRALADGVVRPVLFHMYAGKMRWRTSTGDELETHLGQDNTKDVTSQAWRTALDPEGDWMPAVLSAADRRLTEIRHHVPDAGGLVLATDQTVARAYAKILHSITREQPTIVLSDDATASERIEKFSAGTARWMVAVRMVSEGVDVPRLAVGVYATSSSTPLFFAQAIGRFVRARRRGEAASVFLPHVPVLMKLANEMEKQRDHALDRQSKDEDGLDDSLLESANREDDASDALTQEFSYQAISSVAHFDRMVFDGKEFGQLAEPNTPEEEEFIGFPGLLEPEHVHELLMQRQARQSRHREVREAQAEPTQTTTLPAPLHRTLREQRQLLNSLVGLYARQSGQPHGAVHAELRRICGGPAVAQATVTQLQSRIEVLRKRVRS, encoded by the coding sequence ATGCTCTCTCCGTCCTTCCCTCAGCGCGCCCCGTGGGGAACGGCGAACAAGCTGCGGGCATGGCAGCAGGAGGCCCTGGACGCGTACTTCCAGGCCGACCAGCGTGACTTCCTCGTGGCCGCCACCCCGGGCGCCGGCAAGACCACGTTCGCCCTCACCCTCGCGGTCGAGCTCATGCGCATGGGGGTGGTGAACCGCGTCATCGTCGTCGCTCCGACGGAGCATCTGAAGACGCAGTGGGCGGACGCCGCCGCCCGCGTGCACATCCGGCTCGACCCGCGCTTCCGCAACAGCCACTGGGCGCCGGCCCGGCATTACCACGGCGTCGTCGTGACCTACGCGCAGGTCGCCGCGAAGTCGTCCGTCCACCGTCACCTCACGGAGGACGCGAAGACGCTGGTCATCCTCGACGAGGTCCACCACGGCGGAGACGCCCTCAGCTGGGGTGACGCGATCCGCGACGCGTACGGTCCGGCGACGCGGCGGCTGCTGCTCTCCGGAACGCCGTTCCGCAGCGATACCGCACCGATTCCGTTCGTCGACTACCTCCCCGACGAGACCGGTGCCCGGGTCTCGCGCACGGACTACGCCTACGGCTACGGTCGTGCCCTCGCGGACGGCGTCGTCCGCCCGGTGCTCTTCCACATGTACGCCGGCAAGATGCGCTGGCGCACGAGCACGGGAGACGAGCTCGAGACGCATCTCGGACAGGACAACACGAAGGACGTCACCTCCCAGGCGTGGCGCACCGCCCTGGATCCCGAAGGCGACTGGATGCCCGCGGTGCTCTCCGCGGCCGACCGACGCCTGACGGAGATCCGCCACCACGTCCCCGACGCCGGCGGCCTGGTGCTCGCGACGGATCAGACGGTCGCTCGTGCCTACGCGAAGATCCTGCACAGCATCACGCGCGAACAGCCGACCATCGTGCTGTCGGACGATGCCACGGCGTCGGAGCGGATCGAGAAGTTCTCCGCGGGCACCGCGCGGTGGATGGTCGCGGTGCGCATGGTGTCGGAGGGCGTCGATGTGCCGCGGCTCGCGGTCGGCGTCTACGCGACGTCCTCGTCCACCCCGCTCTTCTTCGCACAGGCCATCGGCCGGTTCGTGCGGGCCCGGCGTCGTGGCGAGGCGGCGAGCGTCTTCCTGCCGCACGTGCCGGTGCTCATGAAGCTCGCGAACGAGATGGAGAAGCAGCGCGACCACGCCCTGGACCGCCAGTCGAAGGACGAGGACGGCCTGGACGACTCGCTGCTGGAGAGCGCGAACCGGGAGGACGACGCGTCCGACGCCCTCACCCAGGAGTTCAGCTACCAGGCCATCTCCTCCGTCGCGCACTTCGACCGCATGGTCTTCGACGGCAAGGAGTTCGGGCAGCTCGCCGAGCCGAACACGCCGGAGGAGGAGGAGTTCATCGGCTTCCCCGGTCTCCTCGAGCCGGAGCACGTGCACGAGCTCCTCATGCAGCGGCAGGCGCGGCAGTCCCGGCATCGCGAGGTGCGAGAGGCCCAGGCCGAGCCCACGCAGACCACGACCCTGCCGGCGCCGCTGCACCGCACGCTGCGCGAGCAACGACAGCTGCTGAACAGCCTGGTGGGCCTCTACGCCCGTCAGTCGGGCCAGCCGCACGGTGCGGTCCACGCCGAGCTGCGTCGCATCTGCGGCGGGCCGGCCGTGGCTCAGGCGACCGTGACGCAGCTCCAGTCCCGCATCGAGGTGCTGCGCAAGCGCGTCCGTTCCTGA
- a CDS encoding Sir2 family NAD-dependent protein deacetylase — MRAKNTVEPSAELTHAAALLRGKRIALLTGAGISTDSGIPAYRGEGARTRSNPMTIQTYLGDEAARRRYWVGGHLGWRAFAQASPNPGHRALAAMESAGAVSGVITQNVDGLHLRAGSSHVIEVHGTMRRVLCLHCGQVFDRRDIAVQIEERNPWITVPENVALAPDGDVLPESTDGFLVPTCTVCDGMLKPDVVFFGEYVPQDRFRAAESLLRSSDALIVAGSSLVVNSGVRLVNRARRRGIPLIIINREPTRADPWADVTIAAGTSDVLPALQEMLS; from the coding sequence GTGCGCGCGAAGAACACCGTCGAGCCGTCGGCCGAGCTCACCCACGCCGCCGCCCTGCTGCGCGGCAAGCGGATCGCCCTCCTCACCGGCGCGGGGATCTCCACGGACTCCGGTATCCCCGCATACCGCGGTGAGGGCGCGCGCACCCGCAGCAACCCCATGACGATCCAGACCTATCTCGGCGACGAGGCGGCGCGACGGCGGTACTGGGTCGGCGGCCACCTCGGCTGGCGGGCGTTCGCGCAGGCCTCCCCCAACCCCGGGCACCGTGCGCTGGCCGCGATGGAATCCGCCGGTGCCGTCTCCGGCGTCATCACCCAGAACGTCGACGGCCTGCATCTGCGCGCCGGCAGCTCCCATGTGATCGAGGTGCACGGCACCATGCGCCGCGTCCTGTGCCTGCACTGCGGGCAGGTGTTCGACCGGCGGGACATCGCGGTGCAGATCGAGGAGCGCAATCCCTGGATCACCGTCCCGGAGAACGTCGCACTGGCACCGGACGGCGATGTGCTGCCGGAGAGCACGGACGGTTTCCTCGTGCCGACGTGCACGGTCTGCGACGGGATGCTCAAGCCCGACGTCGTCTTCTTCGGGGAGTATGTGCCGCAGGACCGCTTCCGCGCCGCGGAGTCGCTCCTCCGCTCCAGCGACGCGCTCATCGTCGCCGGCTCGTCGCTCGTCGTCAACTCCGGGGTCCGCCTCGTGAACCGCGCCCGTCGGCGCGGCATCCCGCTGATCATCATCAACCGCGAGCCGACCCGTGCGGACCCCTGGGCCGATGTCACCATCGCCGCCGGGACCAGCGACGTGCTCCCCGCCCTCCAGGAGATGCTCTCGTGA
- a CDS encoding SGNH/GDSL hydrolase family protein — translation MSDQESTRTPYVANETPHPWRRFVAIGDSFTEGIGDPDPAAPGGHRGWADRVAEVLAQQVDDFAYANLAVRGKLIAQIVADQVEPAVALHPDLVSICAGGNDVIRPGTDPDAIAAQLEDAVARLASTGAAVILFTGIDTGFTPVFRPFRGKVAIYNENVRAIAERHDCIVADQWALKVVQDPRFFDDDRLHYNALGHHEVARMVLRALNVPNDLEAMQPEPLPLRNWRAARAEDLGWAREHLVPWVLRRLRHQSSGDHIAAKRPEPSPVIFPGRE, via the coding sequence ATGAGCGATCAGGAATCGACCAGGACCCCGTACGTCGCGAACGAGACCCCGCACCCGTGGCGCCGATTCGTCGCGATCGGCGACTCGTTCACGGAGGGCATCGGCGACCCGGACCCTGCGGCCCCCGGCGGCCATCGCGGCTGGGCCGACCGCGTCGCCGAGGTGCTCGCCCAGCAGGTCGACGACTTCGCCTACGCCAACCTCGCCGTCCGCGGGAAGCTCATCGCGCAGATCGTGGCCGACCAGGTGGAGCCCGCCGTCGCCCTGCACCCCGACCTCGTCTCGATCTGCGCCGGCGGCAACGACGTGATCCGCCCCGGCACCGACCCGGACGCCATCGCCGCCCAGCTGGAGGACGCCGTGGCACGGCTCGCCTCGACCGGCGCCGCCGTCATCCTCTTCACCGGCATCGACACCGGTTTCACCCCGGTGTTCCGCCCCTTCCGCGGCAAGGTCGCCATCTACAACGAGAACGTGCGGGCGATCGCCGAGCGTCACGACTGCATCGTCGCGGACCAGTGGGCACTGAAGGTGGTGCAGGACCCCCGCTTCTTCGACGACGACCGCCTGCACTACAACGCGCTCGGGCACCACGAGGTCGCCCGGATGGTGCTCCGGGCCCTGAACGTGCCGAACGACCTGGAGGCGATGCAGCCGGAACCGCTGCCGCTGCGCAACTGGCGAGCCGCCCGTGCGGAAGACCTCGGCTGGGCCCGTGAGCACCTCGTTCCCTGGGTGCTGCGCCGCCTGCGCCACCAGTCGTCCGGCGACCACATCGCCGCGAAGCGTCCCGAGCCCTCGCCGGTCATCTTCCCCGGCAGGGAGTGA
- a CDS encoding acyl-CoA dehydrogenase family protein: MHDLTEEERELAAMVRDFAESVVAPQSYEADRTHTLSMDVVRQMGELGLFGLPFPEQYGGQGGDYMALGLAIEALGRVDQSIAITLEAGVSLGAMPVFRFGTEAQKEELLPDLLAGRALAGFGLTEPEAGSDAGATRTTARLDGDEWVIDGSKQFITNSGTPITRFVTVTAVTGQSDGRKEISTIIVPNGTPGFTVEPPYDKVGWNASDTHPLTFDGARVPAGNLLGDRGSGFRNFLSILDEGRIAIAALSTGAAEGCLEAAVEYARSRTIFGSALSTRQNAQFTLARMRARVHTARLAWHHAARLRDAGEPFAEQAAIAKLVAGEAAMDNARDATQIFGGNGFMNEFPVARHYRDSKILEIGEGTTEVQLLVIARALGLAR, encoded by the coding sequence ATGCACGATCTCACCGAGGAGGAGCGCGAGCTCGCCGCGATGGTCCGCGACTTCGCGGAGTCCGTGGTGGCCCCGCAGTCCTACGAAGCCGACCGCACCCACACGCTCTCGATGGACGTCGTGCGGCAGATGGGCGAGCTCGGGCTCTTCGGGCTCCCGTTCCCCGAGCAGTACGGCGGACAGGGCGGCGACTACATGGCGCTGGGTCTCGCCATCGAGGCGCTCGGGCGAGTGGACCAGTCGATCGCGATCACCCTCGAAGCCGGCGTCAGCCTGGGCGCGATGCCCGTCTTCCGCTTCGGCACCGAAGCGCAGAAGGAGGAGCTGCTGCCCGATCTGCTCGCGGGGCGCGCCCTCGCCGGGTTCGGCCTCACGGAACCCGAGGCGGGAAGCGACGCCGGAGCCACCCGCACGACGGCACGGCTCGACGGCGACGAGTGGGTGATCGACGGATCCAAGCAGTTCATCACCAACTCGGGCACCCCGATCACGCGGTTCGTGACGGTCACCGCGGTCACCGGTCAGAGCGACGGACGCAAGGAGATCTCCACGATCATCGTCCCGAACGGAACGCCGGGCTTCACGGTCGAGCCGCCCTACGACAAGGTGGGCTGGAACGCCTCGGACACGCATCCGCTCACGTTCGACGGTGCCCGGGTGCCGGCCGGCAACCTCCTCGGTGACCGGGGGAGCGGCTTCCGCAACTTCCTCAGCATCCTCGACGAGGGCCGCATCGCGATCGCCGCCCTCTCGACCGGGGCGGCGGAGGGGTGTCTGGAAGCGGCGGTGGAGTACGCACGGAGCCGCACCATCTTCGGCAGCGCCCTCAGCACGCGGCAGAACGCGCAGTTCACGCTCGCTCGCATGCGCGCCCGCGTGCACACCGCCCGGCTCGCGTGGCATCACGCCGCCCGGTTGCGCGACGCCGGGGAGCCCTTCGCCGAGCAGGCCGCCATCGCGAAGCTCGTCGCGGGCGAGGCGGCGATGGACAACGCCCGGGATGCGACGCAGATCTTCGGCGGCAACGGGTTCATGAACGAGTTCCCGGTGGCCCGGCACTACCGCGACTCGAAGATCCTGGAGATCGGGGAGGGGACGACCGAGGTCCAGCTCCTCGTGATCGCCAGGGCGCTCGGTCTCGCCCGGTAG
- a CDS encoding carboxyl transferase domain-containing protein — protein MPATQEALAQELRDRLATAAEGGPAASRERHVARGKLLPRDRVARLLDEGSPFLEVAPLAADGLYGGDAPGAGVIAGIGLVHGRHVMVVCNDATVKGGTYYPLTVKKHLRAQEIALENRLPCLYLVDSGGAFLPKQDEVFPDRDHFGRIFFNQARLSAQGIPQLAAVLGSCTAGGAYVPAMSDETVIVRGQGTIFLGGPPLVKAAIGEIVTAEELGGGELHARRSGVVDHLADDDEHALEILRDIVATLPPPAPPAWDVEESRPPTEQGTLYDVVPVDVNAAYDVREVIARLVDGDSFHEFKSEYGTTLVTGFARLHGHPVGIVANNGVLFSESALKGAHFIELCDQRGIPLLFLQNITGFMVGSDAEAGGIAKDGAKMVTAVATTRVPKLTVIIGGSFGAGNYSMCGRAYSPRFLWTWPASRISVMGGSQAASVLATVKEDQLAARGGSWSADERAAFEEPIRAQYEEQGEPYHATARLWDDGIVDPAQTRDLLGLALDVVSRSPLPEPRFGVFRM, from the coding sequence CTGCCGCGCGATCGGGTCGCGCGTCTCCTCGACGAGGGCAGTCCGTTCCTCGAGGTCGCGCCGCTCGCCGCCGACGGGCTGTACGGCGGAGATGCACCGGGGGCGGGCGTCATCGCCGGCATCGGGCTCGTCCACGGCCGACACGTGATGGTCGTGTGCAACGACGCCACCGTCAAAGGCGGTACCTACTATCCGCTCACCGTGAAGAAACACCTGCGCGCGCAGGAGATCGCGCTGGAGAACCGGCTCCCGTGCCTCTACCTCGTCGATTCCGGCGGGGCTTTCCTCCCCAAGCAGGACGAGGTCTTCCCTGATCGCGACCACTTCGGCCGCATCTTCTTCAACCAGGCCCGGCTGTCGGCGCAGGGCATCCCGCAGCTCGCCGCGGTCCTCGGATCCTGCACGGCCGGCGGCGCCTACGTGCCGGCCATGAGCGACGAGACCGTCATCGTGCGCGGCCAGGGCACGATCTTCCTCGGAGGCCCTCCGCTCGTCAAGGCCGCGATCGGCGAGATCGTCACGGCGGAGGAACTCGGCGGGGGAGAGCTGCACGCACGTCGCAGCGGTGTCGTCGACCATCTCGCCGACGACGACGAACACGCGCTCGAGATCCTCCGTGACATCGTCGCCACACTGCCACCGCCGGCCCCTCCGGCCTGGGACGTGGAGGAGAGCCGTCCGCCGACCGAGCAGGGAACCCTCTACGACGTCGTCCCCGTGGACGTCAACGCCGCCTATGACGTGCGGGAGGTGATCGCCCGTCTCGTCGATGGCGACAGCTTCCATGAGTTCAAGTCCGAGTACGGCACGACGCTCGTGACCGGATTCGCCCGGCTGCACGGCCACCCGGTCGGGATCGTCGCGAACAACGGCGTGCTGTTCAGCGAGTCCGCACTCAAGGGCGCGCACTTCATCGAGCTCTGCGACCAACGCGGCATCCCGCTCCTGTTCCTGCAGAACATCACCGGATTCATGGTGGGATCCGACGCCGAGGCGGGCGGCATCGCGAAAGACGGGGCGAAGATGGTCACCGCCGTCGCGACCACGCGCGTTCCGAAGCTCACCGTCATCATCGGCGGATCCTTCGGCGCCGGCAACTACTCGATGTGCGGGCGCGCGTACTCGCCCCGGTTCCTGTGGACGTGGCCGGCGAGTCGCATCTCGGTCATGGGCGGGTCGCAGGCGGCCTCCGTGCTCGCGACCGTCAAGGAGGACCAGCTGGCGGCGCGCGGGGGCTCGTGGAGCGCCGACGAGCGTGCCGCCTTCGAGGAACCCATCCGCGCGCAGTACGAGGAGCAGGGCGAGCCCTACCACGCGACCGCCCGGCTCTGGGATGACGGCATCGTCGATCCGGCACAGACGCGCGACCTCCTCGGCCTCGCCCTCGATGTCGTCTCCCGCAGCCCGCTGCCCGAACCGCGCTTCGGCGTCTTCCGGATGTGA
- a CDS encoding histidine phosphatase family protein, whose amino-acid sequence MTYLTLIRHGQTDWNLARRIQGSTDIPLNETGREDARWAAEKLAGTTHHAVYTSPLVRASETAGIIADRLGLEIAGVVPDIREREFGEGEGMLVPDYIATYGDWHAEVPGAESLHDVGVRAIAALHRIARDARRRSAPQAESVLVVTHGGVIRAVIDHVSGGTLPRDGEVLRNGSAHRFVAAPGYLRLLEESPVL is encoded by the coding sequence GTGACCTATCTCACCCTCATCCGCCACGGTCAGACCGACTGGAACCTGGCCCGCCGCATCCAGGGCTCCACCGACATCCCCCTGAACGAGACCGGCCGCGAGGATGCACGGTGGGCGGCCGAGAAGCTCGCCGGGACGACGCACCACGCCGTCTACACGAGCCCGCTCGTGCGCGCGAGCGAGACCGCCGGCATCATCGCCGACCGTCTCGGCCTGGAGATCGCCGGCGTCGTCCCGGACATCCGGGAGCGCGAGTTCGGCGAGGGCGAGGGGATGCTCGTCCCCGACTACATCGCCACCTACGGCGATTGGCACGCCGAGGTGCCCGGCGCCGAATCCCTCCATGACGTGGGCGTCCGTGCCATCGCCGCCCTCCACCGGATCGCCAGGGACGCCCGCCGTCGGTCGGCTCCCCAGGCCGAATCCGTGCTGGTGGTGACGCACGGCGGAGTGATCCGCGCCGTGATCGATCATGTCTCCGGGGGCACGCTGCCCCGGGACGGCGAGGTGCTGCGGAACGGGTCCGCGCACCGGTTCGTCGCCGCTCCCGGTTACCTCCGGTTGCTCGAGGAGTCGCCGGTCCTCTGA